The genomic DNA TCGAGTTGCAAGCCCTCCATATGAAATAGATGTAGGCATTCCAAGCAAGGCTAAGAAGAGAAGCTTTAGAAGATCTCCCCTTTAGATACCTGATGCCCCAATCCAATTCTTCACTCCAGTCACCCACTGTCTTATCTATGCTACTCTGCTGCAAGATTTTAATCCAGACATGTTTAGAGAATTTACAAGCAAAGAGGAGGTGATCCCTACTCTCATCCTCTTCATTGCAAAAATGACAAAGCTTATCAACTCCTATGTTCCAAGTAATAACCTTATCGAGCTTTGAAAACTTATTACGAACAGTCAATTAGCTGATGAACCTATGCCTCGGAATAAGAGGATCTTTCCATATCAGGTTGTACCACTGCACAAGAGCTTCCTTATGCCTTAAGGCATTCCAAGCACTTGCTATTGTGAATCTCCCTTTGCTATCAGTCAATCAAATTACTTTATCAACCTTGCTACTGACTAATGCCACATCAGAAATAACATCATGGATGCTTTGCCTAGTAGAATCTCTGCAACACCTTTGAATCTGTCTGCTGCAATGAATTACTTTAGACACTGTAGAATAGAGAGGGATCCCAAACTTTCTGCCATTTGTGAAGTTTATAAGAGGACAACCTGAAGTCCAGTTGTCATGCCAAAAGTGAATAAGATTGCCATTGCCCAATTCCTATTTTACAAGTGAATAGGCTTTATCTCTCAGTTTTAGGACCAACCTCCAAGCATATGAACAATTATTGGGGACTTTAAGGGACCAGAAGTTTTCACCCTTTATGAGATTAGCATTGATCCATTCAATACATACTGAACCTGACCTATTCATCAGCAACCATATTAACTTTAAGCTGCAAGTTGTGTTCCAAGAGATCAGATCCTTTGGTGGTGAGTGCAGCTATATTGAATCGTAAGTCCACTTCATCGGTcattttttctctctcctcatCTCACAATAAATAGTTAAATACACAAGAAGTTTGAACGCACACCACCTCAATAACCCTCCGTGTATATCATTTGGATCCTCATCCCGAAATTACCTGCAGCTACATTCTAACCCTGATTAGTCACGATCTTAATAATCGCCATATATAAGAGAGAAACTTTTGTCGACAGCTGGGTGAATACAATCTTCCAGGTTGACATCAACACTGGACATTCCATACATACATGTGTAACCTAGTAATTCTGATCTAAAGCCAATCCAAAATATGTTGTAAACAGCTGTTTCTCACGGATATAGATCATACTTCATCGCCATATGTGGGCGGGTGTTGgcaatttttatatatctagcagtctttttttaaaatatatatatggaaggGAAGCTACtgcttgctgctgctgctgctgcttttgGACGGATTAGCCCCAGGGCCCCTCTCCTTCTGATCAGATCGAGTGGGGAATCAACGGGTGCCCGTCAACTACAAGTCCACGAAGGCCTACAAGTCAATGTTTGATTCGGTTGACACAGTAAAGCGAGAGAAGGCCAGTGGTTCTGttgaattttatattaattatttataatttctgTGGTGTTTTGAGATAGCAACTACATatattctctcttttctcccccttcaatgacatatatatatatatataagcactTCAAAGAACTTCCGTATAATAATAACAcataatccatatatatatatatatatatatcatcacatctctctctctctctctctctctctctctctctctctcatatatatatatatatatatatatatgtaataggTAAAAGATTTGTgcaatatctatatatacagtATGTACCAGCTCTCATCATCTTCCTCGGTCGTCCTCTCTCAATATTCTCTCTGGTCTGGCTGTTCCTAATTCAATTCCTTCCATAGTTCATTAAATTCCAAGTTTCACTTACCCTTTTGTTCCCAAGGGAAGGGAAAGGAAGGGAAGGGGAAGGCAGAGAAGATCAATATGGAGAGGAACCGCCGGAGACAATCCAAGTCCAAATTCAAATCCAAAGCTGTTGATTCTGAAGGTAATAAAACAGATTTCTTCCTGCCCCCTCGAGCTCCAGTCGGCTTGAATGAAATCGGTTTGGTTCTTCTGCTTAACAGAGAAATCAATTAAGGCGTCgctaatcattttttttttgttccccGTTCCTTTGGGGTGATTATATTTACATCTGTTTCGTCTCGGCAGAGGTTAGCAGCATCGAGTGGGAAAACATCATCATGTCCGAGCAAGAAGAAGATCTCATCTACAGGATGCATAAGCTTGTTGGAGACAGGTACTTCATAACTAACTTCCAACTGCTGTTCAATTTCTAAGTTTTGccgtccttttttttcttttgtcttttttgGTTCCTTTTTGGTGCCTGAGTCCGACAACTGCAGTTCATTTTAATCAGAGAAGTTTAAGCCTTGTTAGTGACTATGGTCTGGAACGTGAGCGATTAATTGAGCCTTATTAGCTAGTATATATTTTCCCAAACATGTCAACGTGACATGTTTATAATTAGAGTCGGGCTATTGgctaaagaaaaatgaaggcTTAGCACCTCTAATTATTTAAGTACAGAGCAAATGCAAGATTGTAACTAAAT from Punica granatum isolate Tunisia-2019 chromosome 2, ASM765513v2, whole genome shotgun sequence includes the following:
- the LOC116197114 gene encoding MYB-like transcription factor ETC3, coding for MERNRRRQSKSKFKSKAVDSEEVSSIEWENIIMSEQEEDLIYRMHKLVGDRWDLIAGRIPGRTAEQVERFWIMRHSEGFAFPGRRKENNKKAKNGVFIH